In one window of Romboutsia hominis DNA:
- a CDS encoding PHP domain-containing protein, with product MKNININGFKRNGEWFKGNLHSHTTVSDGKLTPQESVNLYKGNGYDFMCLSEHDIYTDFRGELNSEGFIILPGIECSSVLYDEDNQRKKIHHLHGLLGTTEMQEKAKGKLFKHMEILEPLVWEGAKTAQDIANLMEAKGCISTYNHPLWSRVDQEDFIDTKGIFALEIYNHGTVLESNTGYDTTHWDTMLRKGNKVFAFASDDNHNEDFLPDSFGGWVMVKAESLEHDNIINALINGDYYSSSGPQIYDFGIKDGVAYVECSPVNHVNFMSGNAINGGFSYWGEPKEDSITRAEFELRGNETYIRIECVDKYGKIAWSNPIFIDDIKSK from the coding sequence ATGAAAAATATAAATATAAATGGTTTTAAGAGAAATGGAGAATGGTTTAAAGGAAATTTACATAGTCATACTACAGTTTCAGATGGAAAATTAACTCCACAGGAATCAGTGAATCTGTATAAAGGAAATGGATATGATTTTATGTGCTTAAGTGAGCATGATATATACACAGATTTTAGAGGAGAATTAAATAGTGAAGGATTTATAATATTACCTGGGATAGAATGCTCAAGTGTATTATATGATGAGGATAATCAAAGAAAAAAAATACATCATTTGCATGGATTATTGGGAACTACAGAAATGCAAGAAAAGGCTAAGGGTAAGCTTTTCAAACATATGGAAATTTTAGAACCTCTAGTATGGGAAGGTGCTAAAACCGCTCAAGACATAGCTAATCTTATGGAAGCTAAGGGGTGTATATCAACTTATAATCACCCTTTATGGTCAAGAGTAGACCAAGAAGATTTTATAGATACAAAAGGAATCTTTGCTTTAGAAATATATAATCATGGTACAGTATTAGAAAGTAATACAGGATATGATACAACTCATTGGGATACTATGTTGAGAAAAGGAAATAAAGTATTTGCATTTGCATCAGATGATAATCATAATGAAGATTTCTTACCGGATTCATTTGGAGGATGGGTAATGGTTAAAGCTGAATCTCTAGAACATGATAATATAATAAATGCATTAATAAATGGAGATTACTATTCTTCATCAGGTCCTCAAATATATGATTTTGGTATAAAAGATGGAGTTGCATATGTAGAATGTTCTCCTGTAAATCATGTCAACTTTATGTCTGGAAATGCTATAAATGGTGGTTTTTCATATTGGGGAGAGCCTAAAGAAGATAGTATTACAAGAGCAGAGTTTGAGCTAAGAGGAAATGAAACATATATAAGAATAGAATGTGTTGATAAATATGGTAAAATAGCATGGAGCAATCCTATATTTATAGATGATATAAAGTCAAAATAA
- a CDS encoding alanine/glycine:cation symporter family protein: protein MENLELFLRQLASILWGNWLLFTLLAVGLLYSFATGFVQFKKFPYIINQTIINPMKQNFKGDKSSSEGSITSFQAMCTALASCVGSGNIIGVSTALASGGIGAIFWMWVAAFLGMATKFGEIILGILYREKNNKGEYIGGPMYYISKGLNLPILGSITAILMTVQIIGGNLIQSNTISSVMKNTFSVSPLITGILLVTIVFTIVYGGLKRLATVTQKIVPIMAIFYILFGLFLILVNIDKVPGVLEDIIKSAFTFEAGVGGMAGHTIKEAMRFGVARGLYSNEAGEGSAPVIHSAANVKHPVEQAIFGVTEVFIDTIVICTITGLILGCTGVLNSGEHPSILVINAFKTIHPLMGYIVSLSLILFSLTSLMSQWYFGYVGLNYVLGETVAVNFKYVFPIFSIIGALVSMDIVWLIQDCALGLLIIPNLLALIVLVPKVKKATNEYFA, encoded by the coding sequence ATGGAAAATTTGGAACTTTTTTTGAGACAGCTTGCAAGTATCTTATGGGGAAATTGGTTATTATTTACCCTTTTAGCAGTAGGTTTATTATATTCCTTTGCAACAGGATTTGTTCAATTTAAAAAATTTCCGTATATAATAAACCAGACAATAATAAATCCTATGAAGCAAAATTTTAAAGGAGATAAATCAAGTTCTGAGGGGTCTATAACGTCATTTCAAGCAATGTGCACAGCTTTAGCAAGTTGCGTAGGTAGTGGAAATATTATAGGTGTTTCTACTGCACTTGCATCTGGGGGAATAGGTGCAATTTTTTGGATGTGGGTAGCTGCATTTTTAGGAATGGCAACTAAGTTTGGGGAAATTATTTTAGGTATTTTATATAGAGAAAAAAATAATAAAGGTGAATATATAGGCGGACCTATGTATTATATTTCTAAAGGGTTAAATCTACCTATATTAGGAAGTATAACTGCTATACTTATGACTGTTCAAATAATAGGTGGTAATCTTATACAATCTAATACTATATCTAGTGTGATGAAGAATACATTTAGCGTATCTCCATTGATAACTGGTATATTATTAGTTACTATAGTTTTTACCATAGTTTATGGTGGACTTAAAAGATTAGCAACTGTTACTCAAAAAATTGTTCCTATAATGGCTATATTCTACATATTGTTTGGCTTATTTTTAATATTAGTTAATATAGATAAAGTTCCAGGTGTATTAGAGGATATAATTAAAAGTGCATTTACATTTGAAGCTGGTGTAGGTGGTATGGCAGGTCATACTATCAAAGAAGCTATGAGATTTGGTGTAGCCAGAGGCTTATACTCAAACGAAGCAGGGGAAGGTTCTGCTCCAGTAATTCATTCGGCAGCAAATGTAAAACATCCTGTAGAACAAGCTATATTTGGTGTTACTGAAGTATTTATAGATACAATTGTAATATGTACCATAACAGGATTGATTTTAGGATGTACAGGTGTATTAAATAGTGGTGAACATCCATCTATTTTAGTAATAAATGCGTTTAAAACAATACATCCATTAATGGGGTATATTGTATCTTTAAGTTTAATTTTATTCTCATTAACTTCTCTTATGAGTCAGTGGTATTTTGGATATGTAGGACTAAATTATGTACTGGGAGAAACTGTAGCAGTTAATTTCAAATATGTTTTTCCTATATTTAGTATTATTGGAGCATTAGTTAGTATGGATATAGTATGGCTGATACAAGATTGTGCTCTTGGGCTTCTTATAATACCAAATCTTTTAGCATTGATTGTATTAGTTCCAAAAGTAAAAAAAGCCACTAATGAATATTTTGCTTAG
- the mscL gene encoding large-conductance mechanosensitive channel protein MscL → MNKFLNEFKEFAVKGNIIDLAVGVVIGGAFSKIVTSLVNDIIMPIVGMATGGINFSEYKIVLKESIGSIPAVTLNVGNFLQTSVDFLIVAFCIFIFVKTINKLKFTRKKEEAATKEENVAQTPEEVLLLRDIKDLLKNQN, encoded by the coding sequence ATGAATAAATTTTTAAATGAGTTTAAAGAATTTGCTGTTAAAGGAAATATAATAGATTTAGCAGTAGGTGTTGTTATCGGAGGTGCGTTTTCTAAAATAGTCACTTCTTTAGTCAATGATATTATAATGCCAATAGTAGGAATGGCTACTGGTGGAATAAACTTTTCAGAGTATAAGATAGTATTAAAAGAATCTATAGGATCTATTCCTGCCGTTACTTTGAATGTAGGTAATTTTTTACAGACTTCAGTTGATTTTTTAATAGTAGCATTTTGTATTTTTATATTTGTTAAAACTATAAACAAGTTAAAGTTTACTAGAAAAAAAGAAGAGGCTGCAACTAAAGAGGAAAATGTTGCTCAAACACCTGAAGAAGTTTTGCTACTTAGAGATATTAAGGATTTATTAAAGAATCAAAATTGA
- a CDS encoding Gx transporter family protein produces the protein MSLLVSMALILSLIERMMPIPFVTPGAKLGLANLIIIISIYTLDNYKDSFIILILRVFLAAIFGGNMSTLLYSATGGIFSFIATIITKKLGGKHVSVIGVSSCAAVFHNVGQLLAASLILNNFGVFLYLPVLSTIGIITGIFIGLSANYLLSHLSQLPYFRNRLNLDNKKSSLKYN, from the coding sequence ATGTCATTACTCGTGTCAATGGCGTTAATACTATCCTTGATTGAACGAATGATGCCAATTCCATTTGTAACTCCTGGTGCTAAACTTGGACTTGCAAACTTGATTATAATAATATCAATCTATACATTAGATAATTATAAAGATTCTTTTATTATACTTATATTAAGAGTATTTTTAGCTGCAATCTTTGGTGGTAATATGTCTACACTGTTGTACAGTGCTACTGGTGGTATATTTAGTTTTATTGCCACTATAATTACTAAAAAATTAGGTGGTAAACATGTTTCTGTAATAGGTGTTAGTTCTTGTGCTGCGGTATTTCATAATGTAGGCCAATTACTTGCAGCATCTCTTATTTTAAATAATTTTGGAGTATTTCTATATCTTCCAGTATTGTCTACAATAGGTATTATTACAGGTATATTTATAGGACTTTCTGCAAATTATCTCTTGAGCCATTTATCCCAATTACCTTATTTTAGAAATAGATTAAATTTGGATAATAAAAAATCTTCATTAAAATATAATTAA
- a CDS encoding NusG domain II-containing protein, with product MKSLKKLDIIIIVSLLILSFVPSIIFSKSLSKNFNSTYVSIKVNGKFYDNIPLSSFKDEKTFTIKSKHGTNDVLVKDNKIKIIKANCKDELCIKQGEISNVGENIICLPNELIIEIKGAEKDSSSDDMILSH from the coding sequence ATGAAAAGTTTAAAAAAGCTTGATATTATTATTATTGTATCATTACTTATTTTATCTTTTGTACCGAGTATAATTTTCTCAAAATCCCTTTCTAAAAATTTTAATTCAACTTATGTTAGTATAAAAGTTAATGGTAAATTTTATGATAATATACCTTTATCTTCTTTTAAAGATGAGAAAACCTTTACTATAAAATCTAAACATGGTACTAATGATGTATTAGTAAAAGATAATAAAATAAAAATTATAAAAGCAAATTGCAAAGATGAGCTTTGCATAAAGCAAGGTGAAATATCTAATGTAGGTGAAAATATTATTTGCCTACCAAATGAATTAATAATTGAAATTAAAGGAGCTGAAAAAGATAGTTCATCTGATGATATGATACTATCACACTAA
- a CDS encoding FAD:protein FMN transferase — MDKKMIVSIIIIILTIILVGCQKEEQSEPIGRTEIFMGTPITITLHSGGSKEILDKAFDKVSEIENLVSINKEGTELYKLNKNAGKSSIKLSDTSYKIIKKAIEYSKLSDGGYDISIGPLVKLWSIGLEGAKVPTKEEIDEVIKLIDYSKVKINDKTKEVFLSEEGMMLDLGSIAKGYTADELANLLREEGVKEAIIDLGGNIYALGSKEGNKEWKIGIQNPFSDRGSVVGSIEVANKSIVTTGVYERFIEENDIKYHHILNPKTGYPYKTEIAGVSIIADFSVDADALSTLVFIKGLEEGFDFVESLENIDAIFITNDKEVYITEGIKETFNIMDNNFKLCN; from the coding sequence ATGGACAAAAAAATGATTGTTAGTATAATAATAATAATTTTAACTATCATTTTAGTGGGATGTCAAAAAGAAGAGCAAAGTGAACCAATAGGAAGAACGGAAATATTTATGGGGACACCAATAACAATTACCTTGCATAGTGGGGGTAGCAAAGAAATATTAGATAAAGCATTTGATAAAGTTTCAGAAATAGAAAATCTAGTGAGTATAAACAAAGAAGGTACAGAACTATATAAACTTAATAAAAATGCAGGTAAATCTTCAATAAAACTAAGTGATACTAGTTATAAAATTATAAAAAAAGCAATAGAATATTCAAAGCTATCTGATGGTGGATATGATATTTCTATAGGTCCATTAGTTAAACTTTGGAGTATAGGCCTTGAAGGTGCAAAGGTCCCGACAAAAGAAGAAATTGATGAAGTTATAAAACTTATTGATTATTCAAAAGTAAAAATAAACGATAAAACCAAAGAAGTATTTCTAAGTGAAGAAGGTATGATGCTAGATTTAGGAAGTATAGCAAAAGGATATACTGCAGATGAACTTGCAAATTTGTTAAGAGAAGAGGGTGTTAAAGAAGCTATAATAGATTTAGGTGGAAATATATATGCTCTAGGAAGTAAAGAAGGAAATAAAGAATGGAAAATAGGTATCCAAAATCCATTTAGCGATAGAGGAAGTGTAGTAGGATCTATAGAAGTAGCTAATAAATCTATAGTAACAACAGGTGTTTATGAAAGATTTATAGAAGAAAATGATATAAAGTATCATCACATACTAAATCCTAAAACTGGATATCCTTATAAAACTGAAATAGCAGGTGTATCAATAATAGCTGATTTTTCAGTAGATGCAGATGCTTTATCTACATTAGTTTTTATAAAAGGACTAGAAGAAGGATTTGATTTTGTAGAAAGTCTAGAAAATATAGATGCAATATTTATAACTAATGATAAAGAAGTATATATAACAGAGGGAATTAAAGAAACATTTAATATAATGGATAATAATTTTAAACTTTGCAATTAG
- a CDS encoding alpha/beta hydrolase, producing MKKTSKKKVLFIAIIMVLSLLGGSYYLGKLVYDGSVGSSEVNKSENIVEVFSQKPDKPLDKLKNYKHENLMIKTKNNYKIESLLIKSNKKTNNTIVMVHGIGRSYYDMLRYSFNYLDNGYNVLVYNQRHTGKSGGDDYSFGLYERYDLDSAVKYIKKIYPDGKIGVHGFSMGAATSTMHVALNEKDKNVDFYILDSPYSKMEDAVRLGIEAENIPLIPTSYISFWGDIYTKLHSGFNFDDVMPYKAVENSTVPIMLIHEKGDKVCASDNSEEIYKSIPHNKKELWIIDGNNHIGGYDDTGNEYFLEFLNL from the coding sequence ATGAAAAAGACATCTAAGAAGAAAGTGTTATTTATAGCCATTATAATGGTGTTATCTCTACTAGGTGGTTCCTACTACTTAGGAAAACTAGTGTATGACGGATCTGTTGGTTCATCTGAAGTTAATAAAAGTGAAAATATAGTTGAAGTATTCTCTCAAAAACCTGATAAACCTTTAGATAAGTTAAAAAACTACAAACATGAAAATTTAATGATTAAAACTAAAAACAATTATAAAATAGAATCTTTACTTATAAAGTCTAATAAGAAAACTAATAACACTATAGTAATGGTTCATGGTATTGGTCGTTCTTATTATGATATGCTAAGATACTCTTTTAACTATTTAGATAATGGATATAACGTATTAGTATACAATCAAAGACACACAGGAAAAAGTGGTGGTGATGATTATAGTTTTGGACTTTATGAAAGATATGATTTAGATAGTGCTGTTAAATATATTAAGAAAATATACCCTGATGGAAAAATAGGTGTTCATGGATTTTCTATGGGAGCTGCTACTTCCACTATGCACGTTGCTTTAAATGAAAAGGATAAAAATGTTGATTTTTATATATTAGATTCCCCCTATTCTAAAATGGAAGATGCTGTTAGATTAGGTATCGAGGCAGAAAATATTCCTCTTATTCCTACTAGCTATATTAGTTTTTGGGGTGATATTTATACTAAGCTTCATTCTGGATTTAATTTTGATGATGTTATGCCTTATAAAGCTGTTGAAAATTCAACTGTTCCTATAATGCTTATTCATGAGAAAGGTGATAAGGTGTGTGCTTCTGATAATAGTGAAGAAATATATAAATCTATTCCTCATAACAAAAAAGAGCTTTGGATTATAGATGGTAATAATCATATTGGTGGATATGATGATACTGGTAATGAGTATTTTTTAGAATTTTTAAATTTATAG